A stretch of Calditrichia bacterium DNA encodes these proteins:
- a CDS encoding DUF1028 domain-containing protein: MTLNKFLVVLLFGALFWSCSNAQHINSMQVNDNVVKNEYPEPAEVGTWSIAAVDFKTGQIGIAGASCTFNVQGIGEIIPGKGAVIVQGMSSDEARESAIALMREEHSLAEIMDEIRNPKYDPENQQYALILLDSTIQPIAFSGNKLDNTRGHRIATGLSVQGNVLVSDAVLDDAVLAFQRKDGTLAEKLVKALEAGANAGGDKRCGEQRARSAFVTVYNKTDNARWPYFHLVVYGTEKGGVPAVDYLVKEFHSLFPQSINRPSTRVYIVPENK; encoded by the coding sequence ATGACGCTTAATAAATTTTTAGTGGTATTGCTTTTTGGCGCATTGTTTTGGAGTTGTTCCAATGCCCAGCACATTAACTCCATGCAAGTAAATGATAATGTTGTAAAAAATGAATATCCGGAACCTGCTGAAGTGGGTACCTGGTCTATTGCTGCGGTAGATTTCAAAACCGGTCAAATTGGTATCGCAGGCGCATCTTGCACATTTAATGTTCAGGGTATTGGTGAGATAATTCCAGGTAAGGGAGCCGTCATCGTTCAAGGCATGAGTAGTGATGAAGCCAGGGAAAGCGCCATTGCGTTAATGCGGGAAGAACATTCGCTGGCGGAAATTATGGATGAAATCCGCAATCCCAAATACGATCCCGAAAATCAGCAGTATGCACTAATATTACTAGATTCCACCATACAGCCGATAGCGTTCTCAGGCAATAAACTGGATAATACACGTGGTCATCGTATTGCCACAGGATTATCCGTTCAGGGTAATGTGCTGGTTAGCGATGCCGTTTTGGACGACGCTGTATTAGCATTTCAACGCAAGGATGGAACATTGGCAGAGAAACTGGTAAAGGCATTAGAAGCAGGCGCAAATGCCGGGGGTGATAAACGATGTGGTGAACAACGCGCAAGATCCGCTTTTGTAACTGTGTATAATAAAACTGACAATGCCAGATGGCCATATTTCCATCTGGTAGTTTATGGTACTGAAAAAGGCGGCGTGCCGGCAGTCGATTATCTGGTAAAAGAATTTCATTCTCTGTTTCCGCAAAGTATAAATCGTCCTTCGACAAGAGTGTATATTGTGCCGGAAAACAAATAA
- a CDS encoding GNAT family N-acetyltransferase, producing the protein MNGNNDTHGYNGRCSGNCGAIGSIGLCRKPGCNKERLTALIHHDEHCVYVAVLDDMVAGWIHGCYLLRVETDRFVEIGGLVVHEAYRNRGIGKELVETVIRWAETRQCRRIRVRCNVIRRESHRFYERIGFIENKQQKIFDKLLIDVTR; encoded by the coding sequence TTGAATGGCAATAATGATACGCACGGCTATAATGGCAGATGCAGCGGCAATTGCGGAGCTATCGGGTCAATTGGGCTATGCCGCAAACCGGGATGCAATAAAGAACGTTTGACAGCGCTGATCCATCACGATGAACATTGTGTATATGTCGCCGTATTGGATGACATGGTCGCAGGCTGGATTCACGGATGTTATCTGTTGCGGGTAGAAACAGATCGCTTTGTAGAAATCGGCGGGCTGGTGGTTCATGAGGCATATCGCAACCGGGGCATCGGCAAAGAACTGGTAGAAACCGTCATCCGGTGGGCGGAAACCCGGCAATGCCGGCGCATTCGCGTGCGCTGTAACGTGATTCGCCGGGAAAGTCATCGTTTTTATGAGCGCATCGGGTTTATTGAAAACAAACAACAGAAAATATTTGACAAATTACTAATCGATGTTACACGGTGA